CTAACAATTTTGCCTTCTTCCATAGTATCTGTAAGCTGTGGCATTGTCATTTTATATTCCATTTTCTTTTCCCCAGTAAATAATTTGTTTTGCAATCTTATCAGGTGTTGGAATTGATAATAGTTCAAGTTTTCTGTTGTAAGGTGTGTGAGTATCTTCTCCACAGATACGTAATGGAGGAGCATCAAGCTGGTAGAAAAATTCTTCTGTTATCCGTGATACAACTTCTGCAGCATAACTACCTGTTTTAGGCTCCTCTGTAACAATAACAAACCTTCTGGTTTTTTTGATAGATTGTCCGATTGTTTGCATATCAAGGGGATTTAGTGAATGGAGATTAATTACTTCAACAGAAACGCCAAGCTCTTTTTCTATAACAGGTACAGCCTTTAGCGTGTCATGGAGCATTTTAAGATAGGAAACAACAGTTATATCTTTTCCTTCTTTTACAACATCTGCTTTAAATGGATTAAAATCTTTTCTTTCCTGTATCTTCATTTTCATAGGATATAAAAGTTCATGCTCAAGGAATATAACAGGGTCATTAAGTTCAATTGCATATTTCAGACCATAATAGGCAGCTGTAGCATCAGAAGCTACCATTGTAATAAGACCTGGAACAGAGGTGAAAAATCTTTCTAAACTCTGGGAGTGCTGGGCTGCAAGCTGTTTTGATACCCCCTGTGGTGTTCTCACAACCATAGGAAGTTCTATCTTCCCACCGCTCATATATCGGAGTTTTGCCATCTGATTAACAATCTGATCCATAGCTATCAGTATAAAATTCACAGTCATTATTTCTGCAACAGGTCTTAAACCGCCAAGTGCCATTCCGATGGCATTTCCAACTATAGAGTTTTCTGCTATGGGGGTATCTATTGCTCTTTTTTCTCCATACTTTGCGTAAAGGCCTTCTGTAACCCTGTAGTTTCCCCCATAAAAACCAACATCCTCACCAAGAATAACTACTGTTTCATCCTTTGCCATCATCTCATCAAGTGCTTTATTTAAAGCTTCACGGTATAACATCGGTACACACCTCACAGAAGATATCTGTATAAAGCTCCTTGTCATCAGGTTCAGGGGATTTAAGTGCAAACTGAACAGCTTCTTCTATTTCCCTTTCTACCCTTTTATCTGTTTCTTCTATAAATTTTTCTGTTAATAAACCTCTTTTAAGCCCCTCTTTTTTGAGAAATTCTATCGGGTCTTTATCATGAAAGACTTTTAGTTCTCTTGGAGACCTGTAATCTCCTGGGTCGGACATTGAATGGGGTTCATATCTATATGTAACAGCTTCTATATAATAAGGTTTTCCTTCTGTTTCTATATATTCCTTTGCTTTTGAAACAGCATCATAAACCTCAAAAAAGTTCATTCCATCTATTCTTATGGCAGGCATATACTCTTTTGCCTTTTTATAAAGCTCTTTTATTGCAGAAGCCCTATCAACTCTTGTTCCAATAGCATAGAAATTATTTTCATTTATAAATAAAACAGGTAGCTCCCATAAAGCAGCAAGATTGAGAG
This genomic window from Persephonella sp. IF05-L8 contains:
- a CDS encoding thiamine pyrophosphate-dependent enzyme, whose translation is MGKSIVERAYYLMKLGRVFEERAKEEYMKGNIAGFLHLAIGEEAVHVGATLAFGKGDIFVHYREHVWALARGISPKAIMAELFGKVTGVSKGKGGSMHLYEPSMNFYGGNAIVGAHIPHAVGAAYARKYLGHTEGVLVAFGDGATNAGNYYESLNLAALWELPVLFINENNFYAIGTRVDRASAIKELYKKAKEYMPAIRIDGMNFFEVYDAVSKAKEYIETEGKPYYIEAVTYRYEPHSMSDPGDYRSPRELKVFHDKDPIEFLKKEGLKRGLLTEKFIEETDKRVEREIEEAVQFALKSPEPDDKELYTDIFCEVCTDVIP
- a CDS encoding alpha-ketoacid dehydrogenase subunit beta, which translates into the protein MLYREALNKALDEMMAKDETVVILGEDVGFYGGNYRVTEGLYAKYGEKRAIDTPIAENSIVGNAIGMALGGLRPVAEIMTVNFILIAMDQIVNQMAKLRYMSGGKIELPMVVRTPQGVSKQLAAQHSQSLERFFTSVPGLITMVASDATAAYYGLKYAIELNDPVIFLEHELLYPMKMKIQERKDFNPFKADVVKEGKDITVVSYLKMLHDTLKAVPVIEKELGVSVEVINLHSLNPLDMQTIGQSIKKTRRFVIVTEEPKTGSYAAEVVSRITEEFFYQLDAPPLRICGEDTHTPYNRKLELLSIPTPDKIAKQIIYWGKENGI